Proteins from a genomic interval of Crassostrea angulata isolate pt1a10 chromosome 7, ASM2561291v2, whole genome shotgun sequence:
- the LOC128193094 gene encoding mucin-2-like: MYLRILCLSLCVGAICTAIKLDESFVYEEQVEIHDAHRLRRDVEKYPVEKEFVFTYKNQGHHLRLKRNADVDIKTPVYVVRNGKIERQSIPNKKTPVFYQDTKKMAAIALYCQRKIKGRCQHSLEGMLIINGTYHAIEPLEVPHRRNILHRIYQPPENIDFKADYVFPEGGKRPKQFNHTGTQRSKRYVGELKVELLAVTDYPVYDFWYQRSTQSTPAAKDTEAKEKIREFYAFATNAIDVRYQSIAGVTFSIKIVFAGIVIADDPTVSTWTESIKVGASGRDQVDSNGALVNFRTWLSSGISLPGHDHAMLFTGYDLTSGGSTSNAGLAWVGATCTSSSNSITEDHFDAIIATVAAHELGHNLGALHDGDGNACLADDKYTMSPSSGGVTDSRAINHWSFSSCSVSYFEQYIADLDSGGNNCMATLTAGHDPTALDSYLTTLAGQVYSIDEQCRIKKDNSSSFFCRNFISDPAAVCAFMYCSIPDGSGYCSTAVPWEGTTCGNQKWCVAGQCVADSRAASVPDSCVFGDTPGVISNGMDCATLISSFPGYCYQSFYQGKCCGSCAAAYISYIPGCEYGDHNTGCVASSCPYYSAATLSSGCCGTCYTGTTPQPATTTVGPTTTAGPTTTAGPTTTQDPSLTTTSTSAPSTPHPTTTMAPTTSAPTTSGPASSQAITTTTPAPCSGDSTSVTIGGNNCSVAIANAPHNCYDSTIYGYCCASCASVYTGVAGCEYGDRGTTCDAATCPYYDTHSRDVVCCGTCAVATTPTPGSCPNGDNPYYTVNGMNCSAAAASQSWVCYDTAIHDNCCGSCPLYNNGITGCEFGDRSSTCDVANCPYYDANSRDVVCCYTCNPPTTASPTTTTTTTTPVPTTTTTTTTPVPTTTAAPTTTTTTTPVPTTTTTTTPVPTTTTTTTTPVPTTTTTTTTPVPTTTTTTTTPVPTTTTIPLGPTSTSDLTTPTTGSCPNGDNPYFTVNGMNCSAAAASQSWVCYDTAIHDNCCGSCPLYNNGITGCEFGDRSSTCDGANCPFYDAHSRDVVCCYTCNPPTNVSHTTTPTSMPTITISVPSSTDSITTETMPSSPSTTYPTIPPSPNTTYPTSTMLSSPTTNYPTTTMPPSPTTTNPTTTTSVPMTITTNMTAFPTTTSTTSVPSTTSLVPSTTTATTLIPTTTTTPVPTTTTTTTTPIPTTTTTTTTPVPTTTTTTTTPISTTTTTTTTPVPTTTTTTTTPVPTTTTTTPVPTTTTTTTTPVPTTTTTTTTPVPTTTTTTTTPVPTTTTTTTTPVPTTTTTTTTPVPTTTTTTTTPVPTTATTTPVPTTTTTTTTPVPTTTTTTTTPVPTSTTTTTTPVPTTTTTTTTPVPTTTTTTTTPVPTTTTTTTTPVPTTTTTTTTPVPTTTTTTTTPVPTTTTTTTTTTTTTTTQNPNQGLGNNRSSRMSVSYQAILTWLLLVAITKTFLDVV; the protein is encoded by the exons ATGTATCTCCGAATTCTATGTTTGTCTCTCTGTGTAGGGGCCATCTGCACAGCTATCAAATTAGATGAAAGTTTTGTCTACGAAG AACAAGTGGAGATACACGATGCACACCGACTCAGACGAGACGTGGAGAAGTACCCAGTCGAGAAAGAATTCGTCTTCACATACAAAAACCAGGGCCATCATTTACGGCTAAAACGAAACGCTGACGTTGATATAAAAACCCCGGTGTATGTGGTACGAAACGGGAAGATCGAACGCCAAAGTATACCCAACAAAAAG ACACCTGTATTTTACCAGGACACAAAGAAAATGGCAGCCATTGCGCTGTATTGTCAACGGAAAATCAAAGGGAGATGTCAACATTCActg GAGGGAATGTTGATCATAAATGGGACCTATCACGCTATCGAACCCCTTGAGGTCCCCCACCGCAGAAACATACTCCACAGAATCTATCAACCACCCGAAAATATAGACTTTAAGGCGGACTATGTTTTCCCGG AGGGAGGCAAACGTCCAAAGCAGTTCAACCATACTGGGACCCAGCGATCCAAGCGTTATGTTGGAGAGTTAAAGGTGGAGCTGTTGGCGGTCACTGATTACCCGGTGTATGATTT CTGGTACCAGAGAAGCACGCAATCAACACCTGCCGCGAAAGACACCGAGGCCAAAGaaaaaatacgcgaattttacGCATTTGCTACCAATGCa ATTGATGTTCGGTACCAGTCCATTGCCGGTGTGACGTTCAGCATCAAAATAGTTTTTGCGGGTATTGTGATAGCCgat GATCCAACTGTTTCCACGTGGACGGAGTCAATAAAGGTTGGTGCTTCCGGACGAGATCAGGTGGATTCGAACGGCGCTCTCGTTAACTTCCGGACCTGGCTCTCAAGTGGCATTTCTCTTCCGGGTCATGACCACGCTATGCTATTCACGGG ATATGATTTGACAAGTGGGGGAAGCACCAGTAATGCCG GTCTGGCGTGGGTCGGCGCTACGTGTACTTCCAGTAGCAACTCTATTACAGAGGATCATTTCGATGCCATTATTGCGACAGTTGCCGCTCATGAGCTTGGACACAA CTTAGGAGCATTACACGATGGCGACGGTAATGCTTGCTTAGCAGACGACAAGTACACGATGTCGCCTAGCAGCGGTGGGGTCACTGACTCACGTGCCATCAACCACTGGTCGTTTTCCTCCTGTTCCGTCAGCTATTTTGAACAATACATCGCAGACCTTGACAG tGGTGGCAACAACTGTATGGCGACCCTGACGGCTGGTCACGACCCGACCGCCCTGGACAGCTATCTGACGACCCTAGCGGGGCAGGTCTACTCCATCGACGAACAGTGCCGAATCAAGAAAGACAATTCCAGTTCATTCTTTTGCAGA AACTTCATATCGGAccctgcagcggtgtgtgcttTTATGTATTGTTCTATCCCTGACGGAAGCGGATATTGCTCCACTGCGGTACCATGGGAAGGAACAACATGTGGGAACCAAAAG TGGTGTGTCGCTGGCCAGTGTGTGGCTGACTCCCGCGCAGCTTCAGTTCCCGACAGCTGTGTGTTCGGGGATACCCCAGGAGTCATCAGTAATGGCATGGACTGTGCGACGCTTATATCCAGTTTCCCGGGATATTGCTATCAATCGTTTTACCAAGGGAAATGCTGCGGATCATGTGCAGCTGCCTACATATCATATATTCCAG GATGTGAGTATGGCGACCACAATACTGGATGCGTGGCTTCTTCTTGTCCGTATTACTCTGCAGCAACTTTGAGCAGCGGATGTTGTGGCACCTGCTACACAGGAACAACTCCGCAACCAGCAACAACCACTGTTGGTCCAACTACCACCGCCGGGCCAACAACCACCGCCGGGCCGACTACCACACAGGATCCATCCCTGACAACCACCTCGACATCCGCTCCGTCAACACCACATCCAACCACCACCATGGCGCCAACAACGTCAGCTCCTACTACGTCAGGGCCTGCGTCATCACAAGCAATAACTACAACAACCCCC GCGCCCTGCTCGGGGGACAGTACCAGCGTCACCATTGGGGGCAACAACTGTTCGGTTGCCATTGCTAATGCGCCGCACAATTGTTATGACTCTACAATTTACGGATATTGCTGCGCCTCTTGTGCCTCTGTTTACACAGGAGTAGCAG GCTGTGAGTATGGAGACAGAGGGACCACCTGTGATGCGGCCACCTGTCCTTATTACGACACTCATTCCCGGGATGTTGTTTGCTGTGGAACCTGCGCAGTTGCCACTACCCCTACCCCG GGATCTTGTCCAAACGGAGATAATCCTTACTACACAGTCAATGGAATGAACTGTTCCGCGGCTGCTGCCTCTCAGAGCTGGGTGTGCTATGATACCGCTATTCACGACAACTGCTGTGGATCATGTCCATTATATAACAACGGAATAACGG GCTGTGAATTTGGAGACAGGAGTTCAACCTGTGACGTGGCAAATTGTCCGTATTATGACGCCAATTCCCGTGACGTAGTATGTTGTTACACGTGCAATCCTCCTACAACAGCTTCTCCTACCACAACAACTACCACAACCACTCCAGTTCCTACCACAACAACTACCACAACCACTCCCGTTCCTACCACAACTGCAGCTCCtaccacaacaacaaccacCACTCCAGTTCCtaccacaacaacaaccacCACTCCAGTTCCtaccacaacaacaaccacCACTACTCCAGTTCCTACCACAACAACTACCACCACTACTCCAGTTCCCACCACAACAACCACCACCACTACTCCAGTTCCTACCACAACCACAATACCGTTGGGTCCAACGTCTACTTCAGATTTAACTACACCAACCACG GGATCTTGTCCAAACGGAGATAATCCATACTTCACGGTGAACGGAATGAACTGTTCCGCGGCTGCTGCCTCTCAGAGCTGGGTGTGCTATGATACCGCTATTCACGACAACTGCTGTGGATCATGTCCATTATATAACAACGGAATCACGG GCTGTGAATTTGGAGACAGGAGTTCAACCTGTGACGGGGCAAATTGTCCATTTTATGACGCTCATTCCCGTGACGTAGTTTGTTGTTACACGTGCAACCCTCCGACAAATGTTTCTCACACCACAACTCCAACATCCATGCCTACAATAACTATAAGCGTTCCTTCATCTACAGATTCTATTACAACTGAAACAATGCCTTCAAGTCCTTCAACTACTTATCCTACAATCCCTCCAAGTCCAAACACTACTTATCCTACATCAACAATGCTTTCAAGTCCTACAACTAATTATCCTACCACAACAATGCCCCCAAGTCCTACCACTACCAATCCTACCACCACAACTTCAGTTCCTATGACAATAACAACCAACATGACTGCATTTCCTACCACTACATCAACCACTTCAGTTCCTAGTACAACATCTCTAGTTCCTTCCACAACAACAGCTACAACTCTAATTCCTACCACAACCACTACTCCAGTTCCTACCACAACAACTACAACCACGACTCCCATTCCTACCACAACAACTACCACCACCACTCCAGTTCCTACCACCACAACCACCACCACAACTCCCATTTCTACCACAACAACTACCACCACCACTCCAGTTCCTACCACCACAACCACCACCACAACTCCAGTTCCTACAACTACAACAACTACTCCAGTTCCtaccacaacaacaaccacAACCACTCCTGTTCCTACTACAACAACTACAACCACAACTCCAGTTCCAACCACAACAACTACAACCACAACTCCAGTTCCAACCACAACAACTACCACCACAACTCCAGTTCCTACCACAACAACTACCACCACAACTCCTGTTCCTACCACAACAACTACCACCACAACTCCTGTTCCTACAACTGCAACAACTACTCCAGTCCCTACTACAACAACTACAACCACAACTCCAGTTCCAACCACAACAACAACCACAACCACTCCAGTCCCTACTTCAACAACTACAACCACAACTCCAGTTCCTACCACAACAACTACCACCACAACTCCAGTTCCtaccacaacaacaaccacAACAACTCCAGTCCCTACTACAACAACTACAACCACAACTCCAGTTCCAACCACAACAACTACCACCACAACTCCAGTTCCTACCACAACAACTACCACCACAACTCCAGTTCCTACAACTACAACTACCACCACTACAACCACCACCACTACGACAACTCAGAATCCTAACCAGGGGCTGGGTAATAATCGCTCCTCTAGAATGTCTGTGTCGTACCAAGCCATTCTGACGTGGTTACTGCTGGTAGCCATTACAAAAACGTTTTTGGATGTTGTTTGA
- the LOC128193096 gene encoding uncharacterized protein LOC128193096: MACSGIAEHNEARRKAGRAELLAYRKKELMDRFTDNDMNGIVNGRGTYEEEILRKSGYPSGANSPNCAANVDRQRREMIRQQQLVEYSAKLPKRFSSTDYVSQW, translated from the exons ATGGCTTGCTCAGGAATTGCTGAACACAACGAAGCCAGAAGGAAAGCAGGGCGAGCTGAATTGCTGGCATACAGGAAAAAAGAGCTGATG GACAGATTCACAGATAATGATATGAATGGAATTGTCAATGGAAGGGGTACTTATGAGGaagaaattttgagaaaatcaGGATATCCCTCTGGGGCAAATAGTCCAAATTGTGCTGCCAATGTTGATAG ACAAAGGCGAGAAATGATACGTCAGCAACAGTTAGTGGAATATTCTGCAAAGCTCCCTAAACGATTCAGT TCTACGGATTATGTCAGTCAGTGGTAA
- the LOC128193095 gene encoding ankyrin repeat domain-containing protein 33B-like isoform X1, which produces MDRGRRRSDDNIMTFSDEFYDEYTLLEACLEYDFEAVQNILDDTPTDEELNERDQSGKTALCHACASGLLPIVQLLSEVSGVDVNQGDKEGNTPLIFAAQAGYREIVRILLHEFRKIRVDHKNKAGFTALMKAALQGRTSCAKLLLYAGANPKLRDNGRQLCAEEWARFTGRHECADEIAKFTKTKGFLFNRSSKKVYNRSSSVPDLTAANDKAKEYTGPTRQKSKSFRKKIKRMIHGSSNSSTNNAYSNRLTQERNPFAIVARCVSTPVLSGALPDGDSIVKRHRSYDNIPRVEVTSPASINGT; this is translated from the exons ATGGATAGGGGTAGGCGCCGAAGCGATGACAACATCATGACGTTTTCTGACGAGTTTTACGACGAGTACACGCTGTTGGAAGCCTGTCTGGAGTACGACTTCGAGGCTGTCCAAAATATCCTTGACGACACGCCCACGGACGAGGAGCTGAATGAGAGGGATCAATCGGGTAAG ACGGCATTATGTCACGCGTGTGCATCCGGATTGCTTCCAATTGTGCAGCTTCTTTCGGAAGTTTCCGGAGTAGACGTAAATCAGGGAGACAAGGAGGGAAACACGCCGCTTATATTTGCCGCACAGGCAG gCTATCGAGAAATTGTCAGGATACTGCTGCATGAGTTCAGGAAAATTAGGGTCGATCACAAGAACAAAGCGGGTTTCACGGCGCTGATGAAAGCGGCCCTCCAAGGCAGGACCTCGTGTGCAAAGCTGCTTCTTTACGCAG GAGCTAATCCGAAACTGCGAGACAACGGGCGTCAGCTATGTGCCGAGGAATGGGCTCGATTTACAGGCAGACACGAATGTGCCGACGAAATAGCAAAATTCACCAAGACGAAGGGCTTTTTGTTTAACAGGTCCAGTAAAAAAGTCTATAACAGATCAAGCAGTGTCCCGGACCTCACCGCTGCGAACGATAAAGCCAAAGAGTACACAGGACCCACGCGACAGAAATCCAAATCGTTccggaaaaaaatcaaaagaatgatTCATGGTTCTTCTAATTCCAGTACGAACAATGCTTACAGCAACCGCCTGACGCAGGAGCGCAACCCGTTTGCAATTGTTGCGAGATGCGTGTCCACACCCGTTCTTTCCGGTGCGTTGCCTGACGGAGATTCTATTGTGAAAAGACATAGAAGCTACGATAATATTCCACGGGTGGAAGTGACGTCACCAGCATCAATCAATGGAACTTGA
- the LOC128193095 gene encoding ankyrin repeat domain-containing protein 29-like isoform X2 produces MRGINRTALCHACASGLLPIVQLLSEVSGVDVNQGDKEGNTPLIFAAQAGYREIVRILLHEFRKIRVDHKNKAGFTALMKAALQGRTSCAKLLLYAGANPKLRDNGRQLCAEEWARFTGRHECADEIAKFTKTKGFLFNRSSKKVYNRSSSVPDLTAANDKAKEYTGPTRQKSKSFRKKIKRMIHGSSNSSTNNAYSNRLTQERNPFAIVARCVSTPVLSGALPDGDSIVKRHRSYDNIPRVEVTSPASINGT; encoded by the exons ATGAGAGGGATCAATCGG ACGGCATTATGTCACGCGTGTGCATCCGGATTGCTTCCAATTGTGCAGCTTCTTTCGGAAGTTTCCGGAGTAGACGTAAATCAGGGAGACAAGGAGGGAAACACGCCGCTTATATTTGCCGCACAGGCAG gCTATCGAGAAATTGTCAGGATACTGCTGCATGAGTTCAGGAAAATTAGGGTCGATCACAAGAACAAAGCGGGTTTCACGGCGCTGATGAAAGCGGCCCTCCAAGGCAGGACCTCGTGTGCAAAGCTGCTTCTTTACGCAG GAGCTAATCCGAAACTGCGAGACAACGGGCGTCAGCTATGTGCCGAGGAATGGGCTCGATTTACAGGCAGACACGAATGTGCCGACGAAATAGCAAAATTCACCAAGACGAAGGGCTTTTTGTTTAACAGGTCCAGTAAAAAAGTCTATAACAGATCAAGCAGTGTCCCGGACCTCACCGCTGCGAACGATAAAGCCAAAGAGTACACAGGACCCACGCGACAGAAATCCAAATCGTTccggaaaaaaatcaaaagaatgatTCATGGTTCTTCTAATTCCAGTACGAACAATGCTTACAGCAACCGCCTGACGCAGGAGCGCAACCCGTTTGCAATTGTTGCGAGATGCGTGTCCACACCCGTTCTTTCCGGTGCGTTGCCTGACGGAGATTCTATTGTGAAAAGACATAGAAGCTACGATAATATTCCACGGGTGGAAGTGACGTCACCAGCATCAATCAATGGAACTTGA